GCACACCCCGGTAGCCGGCCGCACCCTGGTACTGATATGTACGCTGGCGCAGCCTAATCCGCAGCTGCTGCCGCTGTACTTTCTGGCTGAAACCGCCCGCGACCTGGGGGCCCACCGCGTGTATCTGCTGGCTCCTTATCTGGCTTATATGCGGCAGGATGCCCGCTTTCAGCCGGGTGAGGGAATTACCTCCGCCTACTTTGCCCGGCTGCTTTCCCATTTTCTGGATGGCCTGCTTACGGTAGCCCCCCACCTGCACCGCTGGCACCAGCTCCGGCAAATTTACCGCATACCCACGGAGGCCCTGCACGCTACCAGTGCTATGGTGCAGTACGTGCGCCGGCAGGTGCACCGCCCCGTTCTGGTGGGCCCCGATAGTGAAAGCAAGCAATGGGTAGCGGCCATAGCCCGGGAAGCTGGTTGCCCCTACCTCGTGCTCCGCAAGCAGCGCCACGGCGACCGAAGCGTGACCATAGCCCCGCCGGATGTAGCCCGCTTTCAACACCATACGCCGGTAGTGGTAGATGACATTGTTTCTACGGGACGCACTATGATAGCCACCGTGCAGCACCTGCGCCAAGCCGGGCTGCCCGCCCCGGTATGCCTGGGAATTCACGCGCTTTTTGTGGGCGCGGCTTATGATGAGCTGCTGGCGGCCGGGGCCGGGCACGTAGTTACGTGCAACACGGTGCCGCACCCTTCCAACGGCATCAATCT
The Hymenobacter sp. DG25B genome window above contains:
- a CDS encoding ribose-phosphate pyrophosphokinase → MPPLLLALPGNEALTGELAHLLGTTVADYTLRSFPDGETYVQLHTPVAGRTLVLICTLAQPNPQLLPLYFLAETARDLGAHRVYLLAPYLAYMRQDARFQPGEGITSAYFARLLSHFLDGLLTVAPHLHRWHQLRQIYRIPTEALHATSAMVQYVRRQVHRPVLVGPDSESKQWVAAIAREAGCPYLVLRKQRHGDRSVTIAPPDVARFQHHTPVVVDDIVSTGRTMIATVQHLRQAGLPAPVCLGIHALFVGAAYDELLAAGAGHVVTCNTVPHPSNGINLAPLLAEALTRLPG